One window of the Pseudomonas lurida genome contains the following:
- a CDS encoding type B 50S ribosomal protein L31 → MKAGIHPEYRTVLFHDTAADVFFLIGSTADSDRIHSHSDGNTYPYIPLDVSSASHPIYTGQQRKTQAEGRIAGFNKRFASFGSSPKKAEA, encoded by the coding sequence ATGAAAGCTGGTATCCATCCCGAGTACCGCACCGTGCTGTTCCACGACACCGCCGCCGACGTGTTCTTCCTGATCGGCTCCACTGCCGACAGCGACCGCATCCACTCACACAGCGACGGCAACACTTACCCGTACATTCCTCTGGACGTGTCCAGCGCCTCGCACCCGATCTACACCGGCCAACAGCGCAAGACCCAGGCCGAAGGCCGGATCGCCGGGTTCAACAAGCGCTTCGCTTCGTTCGGCTCAAGCCCGAAAAAAGCCGAGGCGTGA
- a CDS encoding HD domain-containing phosphohydrolase, which translates to MGESTTFTDADRAVVLLIDAHPDVLHSLTHLLRLEPFDVHSATCAADALAILASQPVDLVMSAARLPDMDGASLLAHVHQHYPHTVRILLTSETDLTLIIKAINEGEIYRYLSKPWNDEELLLALRQSLAHQHSELERLRLEQLIQQQNDELKQLNATLEKRVASRTSELQQTADMLDLAYEELKHSYATGTEVFSLLANLRLPRAKQTNRQIIELVRTWCVAHGVDEASNRDLTMAAALYNIGKLSWSDSMMASPSDLLHSSDRERYRAYATQSESLLMTLEPMKDAARLIRHHQERWDGSGFPDHLKGEAIPVGSRLLKLAVDFIELQKGLILERQMNSDEALLYIRKYAGRLYDPVMVEDFVLVCATYLNDVTLGDPNVKVLGTRELAEGMVLARNLNADNGMLLLNAGKVLNLPLVDKLIAFETMEGARYSVFIKDHTVIPG; encoded by the coding sequence ATGGGAGAGTCAACGACGTTCACCGATGCCGACCGTGCCGTGGTGCTGTTGATCGATGCCCACCCGGACGTACTCCACAGCCTGACGCACTTGCTACGGCTGGAGCCCTTCGACGTGCACAGCGCCACGTGCGCTGCCGATGCCCTCGCCATTCTTGCCAGCCAACCCGTCGACCTGGTGATGAGCGCCGCACGCCTGCCGGACATGGATGGCGCCTCGCTGCTGGCGCATGTCCACCAGCACTATCCCCACACTGTGCGGATCCTGCTGACCAGCGAGACCGACCTGACCCTGATCATCAAAGCGATCAACGAAGGTGAGATCTATCGCTACCTGAGCAAACCCTGGAACGATGAAGAGTTGCTGCTGGCCCTGCGCCAATCCCTGGCCCATCAGCATTCCGAGCTGGAACGCCTGCGCCTCGAACAGCTGATCCAGCAGCAGAACGATGAGCTCAAGCAGCTCAATGCCACCCTGGAAAAACGCGTGGCCTCGCGTACCAGCGAACTGCAGCAGACCGCCGACATGCTCGACCTGGCCTACGAAGAGCTCAAGCACAGCTACGCCACAGGCACTGAAGTGTTCTCGCTGCTGGCCAACCTGCGCCTGCCGCGCGCCAAGCAGACCAACCGGCAGATCATCGAACTGGTGCGCACCTGGTGCGTGGCCCATGGTGTGGACGAAGCCAGCAACCGCGACCTGACCATGGCTGCCGCGCTCTACAACATCGGCAAGCTGAGCTGGAGCGACAGCATGATGGCCTCGCCCTCGGACCTGCTGCACAGCAGCGACCGCGAACGTTATCGCGCCTATGCGACCCAGAGCGAGTCGTTGCTGATGACCCTGGAGCCGATGAAAGACGCCGCGCGGTTGATCCGCCATCACCAGGAACGCTGGGATGGCAGCGGTTTCCCGGACCACCTCAAGGGCGAAGCGATTCCCGTCGGGTCGCGCCTGCTTAAACTGGCGGTGGACTTTATCGAACTGCAAAAAGGCCTGATCCTGGAACGGCAGATGAACAGCGACGAAGCGCTGCTCTACATCCGCAAATACGCTGGCCGGCTGTATGACCCGGTGATGGTCGAAGACTTTGTGCTGGTCTGCGCCACTTACCTCAACGACGTGACCCTGGGCGACCCCAACGTCAAAGTGCTTGGCACCCGCGAGCTTGCGGAAGGCATGGTGCTGGCGCGCAATCTCAATGCCGACAACGGCATGCTGCTGCTCAATGCGGGCAAGGTGTTGAACCTGCCGTTGGTGGACAAATTGATTGCGTTTGAGACCATGGAAGGCGCGCGGTACAGCGTGTTCATCAAGGACCACACGGTGATCCCGGGCTGA
- a CDS encoding NUDIX hydrolase, translating to MPSTIRIAAALLIGSDGQTLLVRKRGTQAFMQPGGKIDAGEQPAEALARELHEELNLRIDPGAAVYLGTFSAPAVNEPGFTVEAELFQVQIDVAVNPAAEIEEVRWIDPAGDGGLVLAPLTRDLILPFYRASLTA from the coding sequence ATGCCCTCCACCATCCGCATCGCCGCCGCACTCCTGATCGGCAGCGACGGCCAGACCCTGCTGGTGCGCAAGCGCGGCACCCAAGCCTTCATGCAACCAGGCGGCAAGATCGATGCGGGCGAGCAGCCCGCCGAGGCCCTGGCCCGTGAGCTGCACGAAGAACTGAACCTGCGTATCGACCCCGGCGCCGCGGTCTACCTTGGCACGTTTTCCGCGCCGGCGGTCAACGAGCCAGGTTTCACGGTGGAAGCCGAGCTGTTCCAGGTCCAGATCGACGTCGCGGTCAACCCGGCCGCCGAGATCGAAGAGGTGCGCTGGATCGATCCGGCCGGTGATGGTGGCCTGGTCCTGGCACCGTTGACGCGGGATCTGATCCTGCCGTTCTATCGCGCATCGTTGACGGCATGA
- a CDS encoding GNAT family N-acetyltransferase, which translates to MIIRTLGADDAEAYRALMLEAYEAYPQAFTSSVAERAAMPLSWWQKRLDNPLDRLLGGFHGDELAGIVGLAFEPREKARHKVTLFGMYVTKACQLKGLGRRLVEAALDEARQHPRLKVIQLTVTAGNDAAFALYQRCGFIQYGLEPLAVRVGVDYFDKIHMWRELHDR; encoded by the coding sequence ATGATCATCCGCACGCTGGGGGCCGACGACGCCGAGGCCTACCGGGCGTTGATGCTGGAGGCCTATGAGGCGTATCCCCAGGCGTTCACCTCCAGCGTGGCCGAGCGCGCCGCGATGCCATTGAGCTGGTGGCAGAAGCGCCTCGACAACCCGCTTGATCGGTTGCTGGGCGGGTTCCATGGGGATGAACTGGCGGGCATTGTCGGCCTGGCGTTCGAGCCACGGGAGAAGGCGCGGCACAAGGTGACCTTGTTCGGTATGTACGTGACGAAGGCTTGCCAACTCAAAGGCCTGGGCCGTCGACTGGTCGAGGCGGCGCTCGATGAAGCCCGCCAGCACCCGCGCCTGAAAGTGATCCAACTGACCGTCACCGCCGGCAATGACGCCGCCTTTGCCTTGTACCAGCGCTGCGGCTTCATCCAGTACGGCCTGGAGCCGCTGGCGGTGCGGGTAGGCGTTGATTATTTCGACAAGATCCACATGTGGCGCGAATTGCACGACCGGTGA
- the metR gene encoding transcriptional regulator MetR, producing the protein MLEIRHLKTLHALREADSLVEAAERLHLTQSALSHQFKELEERLGMPLFVRKTKPLRFTSAGLRLLQLADATLPLLRGAERDIARLAGGTAGRLHMAIECHSCFQWLMPTIDQFRDAWPEVELDLASGFAFAPLPALARGDLDLVVTSDPLELPGITYVPLFTYEAMLAVANQHPLAHKAYIVPEDLLTETLITYPVERDRLDIFTRFLEPADVEPAQVRTSELTVMMMQLVASGRGVCGMPHWALHEYSSRGYVKAKRLGEKGLFATLYAGIRADMLDAPYMRDFLLTAKDTSFSTLDGVSAVR; encoded by the coding sequence GTGCTCGAAATCCGTCATCTCAAGACCCTGCACGCCCTGCGCGAAGCCGACAGTCTGGTCGAAGCCGCCGAGCGCCTGCACCTGACGCAGTCGGCGCTGTCCCACCAGTTCAAGGAGCTGGAGGAGCGCCTGGGCATGCCCTTGTTCGTGCGCAAGACCAAGCCCCTGCGCTTCACCAGCGCCGGCCTGCGCCTGCTGCAACTGGCCGATGCCACCCTGCCGTTGCTGCGCGGTGCCGAACGCGATATCGCACGGTTGGCCGGCGGCACTGCCGGGCGTTTGCACATGGCCATCGAGTGCCACAGTTGCTTCCAGTGGCTGATGCCAACCATCGACCAGTTCCGCGACGCGTGGCCGGAAGTCGAGCTGGACCTGGCCTCAGGCTTCGCCTTTGCGCCCTTGCCTGCTTTGGCCCGGGGCGATCTGGACCTGGTGGTGACATCTGACCCACTTGAGTTGCCCGGCATCACCTACGTGCCGTTGTTCACTTACGAAGCCATGCTCGCGGTCGCCAACCAGCACCCGCTGGCGCACAAGGCGTACATCGTGCCGGAGGACCTGCTGACCGAAACCCTGATCACTTACCCGGTGGAGCGCGACCGCCTGGACATCTTCACCCGCTTCCTGGAACCGGCCGACGTCGAACCGGCCCAGGTGCGCACCTCGGAACTGACGGTGATGATGATGCAGCTGGTAGCCAGCGGCCGCGGCGTATGCGGCATGCCCCATTGGGCGCTGCATGAATACAGCTCGCGCGGCTACGTGAAGGCCAAGCGCCTGGGCGAGAAAGGCTTGTTTGCGACGCTGTATGCAGGGATCCGTGCGGACATGCTGGACGCGCCGTATATGCGCGACTTCTTGCTGACTGCCAAGGACACCTCGTTTTCCACCTTGGATGGGGTCAGCGCGGTGCGCTAG
- a CDS encoding alpha/beta fold hydrolase — protein MRVLLLLAALLFGLPSFAASRCDVNVPTQTVDLAQVSIAYQSIGRASDPALLLVMGLGGQLIHWPDEVVVALCQQGFRVIRYDNRDVGLSTWRQAPANANLTFEVLRYKLGLPVAAPYTLTDMADDAIGLMDALQIEQFHVLGASMGGMIAQHLAAMAPQRVESLTLIMTSSGAEGLPAPNAALVQLLSRRSAPNREVALEQQADLLAALGSPNVKDDRQALLHQAALSYDRAFNPDGVKRQIMAILAEPSRVPLLNQLRVPTLVVHGTADPLLPVMHGVHLAAHIQGSQLKLIPGLAHRFQEAFKAPLLAAVLPYLQAHREDAAHWAQVDPVAPSKLL, from the coding sequence ATGCGCGTGTTGCTTTTACTGGCCGCTCTATTGTTCGGCCTGCCGTCTTTTGCGGCTTCTCGATGTGACGTCAATGTCCCGACCCAAACGGTCGACCTGGCTCAGGTGAGCATCGCCTACCAGAGCATCGGCCGTGCGTCCGACCCGGCCTTGCTGCTGGTGATGGGGCTGGGTGGGCAGTTGATTCATTGGCCCGACGAAGTCGTCGTTGCCCTGTGCCAGCAAGGGTTTCGGGTGATCCGTTATGACAACCGTGACGTCGGCTTGTCCACTTGGCGCCAGGCGCCCGCGAATGCCAACCTGACCTTCGAGGTGTTGCGCTACAAGCTCGGCCTGCCGGTGGCGGCGCCGTACACCTTGACCGACATGGCCGATGACGCCATCGGCCTGATGGACGCCTTGCAGATCGAGCAATTCCACGTGCTGGGGGCGAGCATGGGCGGGATGATCGCCCAGCACCTGGCCGCCATGGCGCCGCAGCGGGTCGAGAGCCTCACACTGATCATGACCAGTTCCGGCGCCGAAGGCCTGCCGGCACCGAATGCGGCGCTGGTGCAATTGCTGTCGCGGCGCAGCGCGCCGAACCGTGAAGTGGCCTTGGAGCAACAAGCCGATCTGCTCGCCGCGCTGGGCAGCCCGAACGTAAAGGATGATCGCCAGGCCTTGTTGCACCAGGCGGCGCTGTCCTATGACCGGGCCTTCAACCCGGACGGCGTGAAGCGCCAGATCATGGCGATCCTCGCCGAGCCGAGCCGTGTGCCGTTGCTCAACCAATTGCGCGTGCCGACCCTGGTGGTGCACGGTACCGCCGACCCGTTGCTGCCGGTGATGCATGGCGTGCACCTGGCGGCGCATATCCAGGGCAGCCAATTGAAGCTGATCCCCGGCCTGGCCCATCGTTTCCAGGAAGCCTTCAAGGCGCCGTTGCTGGCGGCGGTGCTGCCGTACCTGCAAGCGCATCGCGAGGACGCCGCGCACTGGGCGCAGGTCGATCCGGTCGCCCCTTCGAAGCTGCTGTGA
- a CDS encoding DsbA family oxidoreductase, whose amino-acid sequence MSTPLKIDFVSDVSCPWCIIGLRGLTEALDQLGAEVQAEIHFQPFELNPNMPAIGQNIVEHITEKYGSTAEESQANRARIRDMGAELGFAFRTDGQSRIYNTFDAHRLLHWAGLEGLQYNLKEALFKAYFTDGQDPSDHATLAIIAESVGLDIKRAAEILASDEYAADVREQEQLWISRGVSSVPTIVFNDQYAVSGGQPAEAFVGAIRQIINDAKN is encoded by the coding sequence ATGAGTACTCCCCTGAAAATCGATTTCGTCAGCGACGTGTCCTGCCCCTGGTGCATCATCGGCCTGCGCGGCCTGACCGAAGCCCTCGACCAGCTTGGCGCCGAAGTGCAGGCCGAGATCCATTTCCAACCGTTCGAACTGAACCCGAACATGCCTGCCATCGGTCAGAACATCGTCGAGCACATCACCGAGAAATACGGCTCCACCGCCGAAGAATCCCAGGCCAACCGTGCGCGTATCCGCGACATGGGCGCCGAGTTGGGCTTTGCCTTTCGTACCGATGGCCAGAGCCGTATCTACAACACCTTCGACGCACACCGCCTACTGCACTGGGCCGGGCTCGAAGGCTTGCAATACAACCTCAAGGAAGCGCTGTTCAAGGCCTACTTCACCGATGGGCAGGACCCGTCCGACCACGCCACCCTGGCGATCATCGCCGAAAGCGTCGGCCTGGATATCAAGCGGGCGGCCGAGATTCTCGCCTCCGATGAATACGCCGCCGACGTGCGTGAGCAAGAGCAGCTGTGGATCTCCCGTGGCGTGAGCTCGGTGCCGACCATCGTGTTCAACGACCAGTACGCCGTGAGCGGTGGCCAGCCGGCAGAAGCCTTTGTGGGTGCGATTCGCCAGATCATCAACGACGCGAAAAACTAA
- a CDS encoding arginase family protein: protein MNILDLDHSLTGQAPIARRLASGRATRIDLLDLGPKLRLWSTEKTWKRFTERLAQRPRPTDARPEILFVGSGDYHHLTPAFLADLKEPISLIHFDNHPDWVRFAPKRHCGSWVNRALKMPAIKRIVTLGPCSDDLHNPQLRGGNLGALKRGHLQLFPWQHAPSKVWGRVGDGAGHRQQEDHLHWRNLAELEWTAFLEQMISSLPTEAIWITVDKDVLASEDAATNWDQGGMRLTHLLQALRALAARKRIIGIDVCGEFAQPAFSNAFKRWEAKSDQPPPERWSAADLQRNAATNEALIDLFEELFP from the coding sequence TTGAACATTCTTGACCTCGACCACAGCCTCACGGGCCAGGCCCCGATTGCCCGGCGCCTGGCCAGTGGCCGCGCCACCCGTATCGACCTGCTGGACCTAGGGCCCAAGCTGCGCCTGTGGTCCACCGAAAAAACCTGGAAGCGTTTCACCGAACGCCTGGCCCAACGGCCCCGGCCCACGGATGCGCGGCCGGAAATCCTGTTTGTCGGCTCCGGTGATTATCACCACCTTACGCCGGCGTTTCTCGCCGATCTCAAAGAGCCCATCAGCCTGATCCATTTCGACAACCACCCCGACTGGGTACGCTTTGCGCCCAAGCGCCACTGTGGTTCATGGGTCAACCGCGCGCTGAAAATGCCGGCGATCAAACGCATCGTCACCCTCGGCCCGTGCAGCGATGACCTGCATAACCCGCAACTGCGGGGTGGCAACCTTGGCGCCCTCAAGCGCGGGCATTTGCAGCTGTTTCCCTGGCAGCATGCGCCTTCCAAGGTCTGGGGGCGGGTAGGGGACGGCGCCGGCCATCGGCAGCAGGAAGACCACCTGCACTGGCGCAACCTGGCCGAGCTGGAGTGGACGGCTTTCCTGGAGCAGATGATCAGCAGCCTGCCCACCGAGGCGATCTGGATCACCGTCGACAAAGACGTGCTCGCCAGTGAAGACGCGGCGACCAACTGGGACCAGGGCGGCATGCGCCTGACTCACCTGCTGCAAGCCCTGCGGGCCTTGGCGGCGCGCAAGCGCATCATCGGCATCGACGTGTGCGGCGAGTTTGCCCAGCCTGCCTTCAGCAATGCGTTCAAGCGCTGGGAGGCCAAGTCCGACCAGCCGCCGCCGGAGCGCTGGAGCGCGGCGGACCTGCAGCGCAACGCCGCCACCAATGAAGCCCTGATCGACCTGTTTGAGGAGCTGTTCCCGTGA
- a CDS encoding DMT family transporter: protein MTLTVVLLVAFSIVLDVIGQLCFKIGLDRLPELEGGFRLNAFWGQVFNAPLLWAGIGAYAIEFFVWLEALSRAPLSLLFPAAALAYCGVVLAGKVVLGETVSRRRWLGTLVITLGVMLVAIAGSQA from the coding sequence GTGACCCTGACCGTCGTGTTGCTGGTGGCGTTTTCCATCGTGCTCGATGTGATCGGCCAGCTGTGTTTCAAGATCGGCCTGGACCGGTTGCCCGAGCTGGAGGGCGGCTTTCGCCTGAACGCGTTCTGGGGCCAGGTGTTCAATGCGCCGCTGCTGTGGGCCGGGATCGGCGCCTATGCGATCGAATTCTTCGTGTGGCTCGAGGCCTTGTCCCGTGCACCGTTGAGCCTGCTGTTTCCAGCCGCCGCGCTGGCGTATTGCGGCGTGGTGCTGGCAGGCAAGGTGGTGCTGGGCGAGACCGTCAGCCGCCGCCGTTGGTTGGGTACGCTGGTGATTACCTTGGGTGTGATGTTGGTCGCGATTGCGGGGAGTCAGGCATGA
- a CDS encoding EamA family transporter — MSTQTMNTGWLHGRFGTVVLWALLIGTESAGQLFTKVAGDQLGQMDFNWQWLGEVARNPGILAAIASYIGAFFVWMLILRRSSLSLAFPLSSLVFVVVLLGSWLGLGEHISPLHWVGVAVIIAGIALLAEGEEN; from the coding sequence ATGAGTACGCAGACGATGAATACGGGATGGCTGCACGGGCGCTTCGGCACGGTGGTGCTGTGGGCCTTGTTGATCGGCACCGAAAGCGCCGGCCAGCTGTTTACCAAAGTGGCTGGGGATCAATTGGGCCAGATGGATTTCAACTGGCAATGGCTGGGCGAGGTGGCCCGCAACCCTGGGATCCTGGCGGCGATTGCCAGTTACATCGGTGCGTTTTTCGTGTGGATGCTGATCCTGCGGCGCAGCAGCCTGTCCTTGGCGTTTCCGCTGAGCTCACTGGTGTTTGTGGTGGTGCTGCTGGGGTCGTGGCTGGGGCTGGGAGAACATATCAGCCCGCTGCACTGGGTGGGGGTGGCGGTGATTATCGCCGGCATCGCCCTCCTGGCCGAAGGCGAAGAAAACTGA
- a CDS encoding fatty acid desaturase — protein MARPAYRLLHHSLWDLVPIALGLAHFAFVIWLVTAFHSLSWWALVPLALVYAVSLSWSINSISHNQIHNAYFTHRAMNRAFDLLLSVTIGFSQTLYRDIHNRHHRGNADLPGPDGKTIDPLSIYQRGHNGEPENPWAYTFLSFFRDDPKPFYDEMKRKRPADARWVKVEIGVTVAFYIALAFYNWQAVLWLLPFWYLGQCLSSLNGYYEHFGGNPDLPIAWGVSSYSVLYNLIWMNNGYHAEHHYRPKMHWTKVKAFHREIAQQQREAGVKAISVSHGLGFLVAHRKP, from the coding sequence ATGGCTCGCCCCGCTTACCGCCTGCTGCATCACTCACTCTGGGACCTGGTGCCCATCGCCCTGGGCCTGGCGCATTTCGCCTTTGTCATCTGGCTGGTTACCGCTTTCCACAGCCTGAGCTGGTGGGCCCTGGTTCCGCTGGCTCTGGTCTACGCAGTGAGCCTGTCGTGGAGCATCAACAGCATCTCCCACAACCAGATCCACAACGCCTACTTCACCCACCGTGCGATGAACCGGGCCTTCGACCTGCTGCTGTCGGTGACCATCGGGTTTTCCCAGACGCTCTACCGCGATATCCACAACCGCCATCACCGTGGCAACGCCGACCTGCCCGGCCCGGATGGCAAAACCATCGACCCGCTGTCGATCTACCAGCGCGGCCACAATGGCGAGCCGGAGAACCCCTGGGCCTATACCTTCCTGAGTTTTTTCCGCGACGATCCCAAGCCGTTCTATGACGAAATGAAGCGCAAGCGCCCGGCCGATGCGCGCTGGGTCAAGGTCGAGATCGGCGTGACCGTGGCGTTCTATATCGCCCTGGCGTTCTACAACTGGCAGGCGGTGCTGTGGCTATTGCCGTTCTGGTACCTGGGCCAGTGCCTGTCATCGCTCAACGGATACTACGAACACTTCGGTGGCAACCCTGACCTGCCGATTGCCTGGGGCGTGAGTTCCTACAGCGTGCTGTACAACCTGATCTGGATGAACAACGGCTACCACGCCGAACACCACTACCGGCCGAAGATGCACTGGACCAAAGTGAAGGCGTTTCATCGGGAGATTGCCCAACAGCAGCGTGAGGCGGGGGTCAAGGCGATTTCGGTGTCACACGGGTTGGGCTTCCTGGTGGCGCACCGCAAACCCTGA
- a CDS encoding MipA/OmpV family protein translates to MLRITCAALAGLLGLWSVSNAAQADGITGEVGAGVSYQPHDPTGSRYETRPVPYFDLDWGTLSLSTDDGLTWSALDSNGFTAGPYINYLQGRTSNGALQGLRNVSDMAEVGGFIQYAPADFWRVYAQLGQAVGGGHSQSGALGKVGGELGYPLGNGIIGSSGLVAHFADARQTQTFFGVDDNEAAASGIRPYNASGGFQNVTLTQSFEFPLAAKWSLLTSASWVHLVGSAADSSIVRQTGDVNQGQVQTAISYTFD, encoded by the coding sequence ATGTTGAGGATCACTTGCGCTGCACTGGCCGGTTTACTGGGCCTCTGGAGCGTTTCAAACGCGGCTCAGGCCGACGGTATCACCGGCGAAGTCGGTGCAGGCGTCAGCTACCAACCCCATGACCCTACCGGCAGCCGCTACGAAACGCGGCCCGTTCCCTATTTCGATCTGGACTGGGGCACTCTCAGCCTGAGTACCGATGACGGCTTGACCTGGAGCGCCCTGGACAGCAACGGCTTTACCGCCGGCCCGTACATCAACTACCTGCAGGGACGCACCTCGAACGGCGCGCTGCAGGGGCTGCGCAATGTGTCGGACATGGCCGAGGTAGGGGGTTTCATCCAATACGCGCCGGCTGATTTCTGGCGGGTGTATGCACAGCTGGGCCAAGCCGTCGGCGGTGGCCACTCGCAGAGCGGCGCACTGGGCAAGGTCGGTGGCGAGCTTGGCTATCCGCTGGGCAACGGGATTATCGGTAGCAGTGGCTTGGTGGCGCACTTCGCCGATGCACGCCAGACCCAGACGTTTTTCGGCGTGGATGACAACGAGGCGGCCGCGTCGGGTATTCGCCCGTACAACGCCAGCGGTGGCTTCCAGAACGTGACGCTGACCCAGAGTTTCGAGTTTCCCCTGGCGGCCAAATGGTCGTTGTTGACCAGCGCCAGCTGGGTACACCTGGTGGGCTCGGCGGCGGACAGCAGCATCGTCCGGCAGACCGGCGACGTGAACCAGGGCCAAGTGCAGACGGCCATCAGCTATACGTTCGATTGA
- a CDS encoding HAD-IB family phosphatase yields MIHWHIVCDFDGTITPTDVIDNVLQRFAGPEWETIEQEWLDGHIGSRECLSRQLALIKATPSQLLAYFDSVEIDPDFPDFVDHVIGLGASIEVVSDGIEQGIARILSRNYVTLLPILANRLRQVDQNSWRIDFPYASDACRAASGNCKCKSTPRNKRVLVIGDGKSDMCVASTADFVFAKGSLADYCVANNLPHARFDTFAEVPALLALLPQGIAANATSFTAADNQELFHHV; encoded by the coding sequence ATGATCCACTGGCATATCGTGTGTGACTTCGACGGGACCATTACCCCCACCGATGTCATCGACAACGTCCTCCAACGCTTCGCCGGCCCCGAGTGGGAAACCATCGAACAGGAATGGCTGGATGGGCATATCGGTTCACGCGAATGCCTGAGCCGCCAACTGGCACTGATCAAGGCCACGCCTTCGCAGCTGCTGGCGTATTTCGACAGTGTCGAGATCGATCCGGACTTCCCGGACTTCGTCGATCACGTGATCGGCCTGGGCGCGTCCATCGAGGTGGTCAGCGACGGCATCGAGCAGGGCATCGCGCGGATCCTGTCACGCAACTACGTGACCTTGCTGCCGATCCTCGCCAACCGCCTGCGCCAGGTCGACCAGAACAGCTGGCGCATCGACTTCCCGTATGCCAGCGATGCCTGCCGCGCCGCCTCCGGCAACTGCAAGTGCAAGTCCACCCCGCGCAACAAGCGCGTGCTGGTGATCGGCGATGGCAAGTCCGACATGTGCGTGGCCTCCACCGCCGACTTCGTGTTTGCCAAGGGCAGCCTCGCCGACTACTGCGTGGCCAACAACCTCCCTCACGCGCGCTTCGACACGTTTGCCGAAGTGCCCGCATTGCTGGCGCTGCTGCCACAAGGCATTGCCGCCAACGCCACCTCCTTTACTGCTGCTGACAATCAGGAACTCTTCCATCATGTCTGA
- a CDS encoding aspartate aminotransferase family protein — MSDIRIATAEDQVLLDKEAKYCSYGDTVHYIEPPRIFSRCEGSYVWDTEDQAYLDLQMWYSAVNFGYANPRLNNALKQQIDTLPQIASQYLHKGKIELSEMIAVDAKKKFGLDGRVHFNVGGSQSIEDSLKVVRNATNGKSLMFAFEGGYHGRTLGASSITSSYRYRRRYGHFGERAQFIPFPYHFRGPKGMTKEEYGSHCVQQFARLFETEYNGVWDPKVGQSEYAAFYVEPIQGTGGYVIPPMNFYRELKHVLDQHGILMVSDEIQMGFYRTGKLWSIEHFDVQPDVIVFGKALTNGLNPLGGIWAREELINPKVFPPGSTHSTFASNPLGTAVGLEMFKMTNEVDYGAMVMAKGKFFLEGLQDLQKRFPIIGDVDGLGLALRCEICGPDGFTPDKATLDYMVEEGMKGDMVVDGQKLGLILDVGGYYKNVITLAPSLEISYPEIELGLKLLEQLLVRATRR, encoded by the coding sequence ATGTCTGATATCCGTATCGCTACCGCCGAAGACCAGGTGCTTCTGGATAAAGAAGCCAAGTACTGCTCCTACGGCGACACCGTCCACTACATCGAGCCGCCACGTATTTTCAGCCGCTGCGAAGGCTCCTACGTGTGGGACACCGAAGACCAGGCCTACCTTGACCTGCAAATGTGGTACTCGGCGGTCAACTTCGGCTACGCCAACCCGCGCCTGAACAACGCGCTGAAACAGCAGATCGACACCCTGCCGCAAATCGCCAGCCAGTACCTGCACAAGGGCAAGATCGAGCTGTCGGAAATGATCGCGGTCGACGCCAAGAAGAAGTTTGGCCTCGACGGTCGCGTGCACTTCAACGTCGGCGGTTCGCAGTCCATCGAAGACTCCCTGAAAGTGGTGCGTAACGCCACGAACGGCAAGAGCCTGATGTTTGCCTTCGAGGGCGGCTACCACGGACGTACCCTCGGCGCGTCGTCGATCACCTCCAGCTACCGCTACCGTCGCCGCTACGGCCACTTCGGCGAGCGCGCGCAGTTCATCCCGTTTCCGTATCACTTCCGTGGCCCGAAAGGCATGACCAAGGAAGAATACGGCAGCCACTGCGTGCAGCAATTTGCGCGCCTGTTCGAGACCGAATACAACGGTGTATGGGACCCGAAAGTCGGCCAGAGCGAATACGCCGCGTTTTACGTCGAACCGATCCAGGGCACCGGTGGCTACGTGATCCCGCCGATGAACTTCTACCGCGAACTCAAGCACGTGCTGGACCAGCACGGCATCCTGATGGTGTCCGATGAAATCCAGATGGGCTTCTACCGCACCGGCAAGTTGTGGTCGATCGAGCACTTCGACGTGCAGCCGGACGTGATCGTGTTCGGCAAGGCACTGACCAACGGCCTCAACCCACTGGGTGGCATCTGGGCCCGTGAAGAGTTGATCAACCCGAAAGTCTTCCCGCCAGGTTCGACTCACTCCACCTTTGCCTCCAACCCGTTGGGCACGGCGGTAGGCCTGGAAATGTTCAAGATGACCAACGAAGTCGACTACGGCGCGATGGTCATGGCCAAGGGCAAGTTCTTCCTCGAAGGCCTGCAAGACCTGCAGAAACGTTTCCCGATCATCGGCGATGTCGACGGCCTGGGCCTGGCGCTGCGCTGCGAAATCTGCGGCCCGGATGGTTTCACGCCGGACAAGGCGACCCTGGACTACATGGTCGAAGAAGGCATGAAGGGCGACATGGTGGTAGACGGCCAGAAACTCGGCCTGATCCTCGATGTGGGCGGTTACTACAAAAACGTGATCACCCTGGCACCGTCCCTGGAAATCAGCTATCCGGAAATCGAGCTGGGCCTGAAGCTGCTCGAACAACTGCTGGTGCGGGCGACTCGCCGGTGA